A genomic window from Candidatus Edwardsbacteria bacterium includes:
- a CDS encoding GAF domain-containing protein: MISKKSGNRPLRKQTPQRKVPKAAADRGNSGIGRDDILLDTIVEVSRAAATYADSDSVFEEIYSRIIRFIRPRNMLLALAEPEKKIFTVIFEYRNGRKAKPVSFPLGQGLATYVWEKREPILSNDYREECRKRRLKTTAPATKAWLGVPLLAGNVCLGILMIWDDQHHDILTGDTLKLSEILANQAAGAIYNAKMLGDSRQSIKELSTLFQVTSAAVSQQNLGQVLNTILEIISNSLGYPNCAILLKDQTGQDLFIKAAVGYPEKQIGMKIKIRQQGICGWVAFHGKTLYVPDVLKDKRYLEGVPECRSEVAIPLWHKDEVIGVLDIESPTVNAFGENDLKLLENFAGQAALTINKIRLEELAERRIQELSDINSISQSLTVSSDLGAVTGKIVEKMASSLSVKKCLISLYNQESDEIEVQLPIHYSEPLSKTQREKYRNIETLAGQFHFKLSQGGIAASVFEKGRPYYSNEVAQDPYVLEKFVEIFEITKLIVIPLSTRNRIIGLVYAADKIDGGDFTDRDVKSAEGLAFQAALVLDNVGLYNDMVEGLKQLSILYQFSQAITSFTDANEILKLGMDTISQVITADTLSIMLVDQHDQKLRIKASKGLSPATIAKTAFSIGQGLAGWVAEQQQPVLTDDLGQDKRFKLTGQEEKLASTISVPLMAKNRVIGVLNINNYSGNHRRFVRKDMELALTLGNSVAMAMERAELVAALDGRITAQKALLDTSSLLLGTLDVNQMLDQIAGQIEQLIPFERLAIYRADWEKRQLYPILARGPNTEEIMADLPFSVDTGLTGAIARSGASEMIKDTDKDQRTAVVPGTTAEAESLLVLPLMVQERAEAVLVIGREIFRGFTDREFELASLFTNQAAVAWKNAALFSEIKNSENKLADTNSRLNLALKRQIEVNTELSTLQYLSSTILSSLKLEEILSVIVEGIRSSLGFEAVLISLVEGGGQLLTHKAASGFSPEEFESIRQVHSSLEQYLNLMKPEYRIGNSYFLPFGKDDGNGDSPRPDKEGKGEDWQPGNLLIVPLYSKEKKLLAIIQIDKPADGKIPDKRKVRSLEAFANTAALAIANATLYNDAQARISELSTLHDIGIVISSAIEREKLLEKVVEVIRDTLHYLKVAIFTVEPQSKSIFIGAQCGYGEELNMLYFTVGGNSVVGWVAEHGEPQVVNDVRNDPRYSAIDPRVLSEIAVPIKREGRTIGVLNIEDDKTDAFTESDLRLLTTLASQVAIALDNVRLYEEAKRRIIELSALHDVGTTVSSTLKLDVLLDQVCRILSDTFHYNKIAIMIVDRNANELVFKASLGYGDILKEMGRRLKIGREGITGMVAATGEPIMVKDVTQSQHYVSIDGKTRSELAVPLKIKQQVVGVLNVESDNVNAFDQVDLRLLTTLASQVAVALENARLYEETEQLAVTDGLTGLNNHRFFQSFFERELHRARRYNHPLSLIMMDIDHFKKINDTLGHPVGDKVLIEVARLLREQARDVDLVARYGGEEFMLVLPETKKSEAQLLAERIRMAVEKNRFEAEGAKNIGRVTISLGVSGFPDDGSEKDEIIDKVDKALYRAKAGGRNQVRI; encoded by the coding sequence ATGATCTCGAAAAAAAGCGGCAATCGACCTTTGCGGAAACAGACCCCCCAGCGTAAAGTACCCAAGGCCGCCGCCGACAGGGGCAATTCCGGAATAGGCCGGGATGATATCCTGCTGGACACCATCGTCGAGGTCAGCCGGGCCGCCGCTACCTACGCCGATTCCGACAGCGTCTTTGAGGAGATATACAGTCGGATCATCAGGTTCATCAGGCCCCGGAACATGCTGCTGGCGCTGGCGGAGCCGGAGAAAAAAATATTCACCGTGATCTTTGAATACCGGAACGGCCGGAAAGCGAAACCGGTGAGCTTCCCTCTGGGGCAGGGGTTGGCGACCTATGTCTGGGAAAAAAGGGAGCCGATACTCAGCAACGACTATAGAGAAGAATGCCGGAAAAGAAGGCTAAAGACCACCGCTCCGGCCACCAAGGCCTGGCTGGGAGTGCCGCTGCTGGCCGGGAATGTCTGCCTGGGCATACTGATGATCTGGGACGACCAGCATCACGATATCCTGACCGGCGATACTTTGAAGCTGTCCGAAATCCTGGCTAACCAGGCGGCCGGGGCCATATACAACGCTAAAATGCTTGGAGACTCCAGGCAGAGCATCAAAGAGCTGTCCACCCTTTTCCAAGTGACCAGCGCCGCGGTAAGCCAGCAGAACCTGGGACAGGTTTTGAACACCATTCTGGAGATCATCAGCAATTCATTGGGATATCCCAATTGCGCCATCCTGTTGAAGGACCAGACAGGACAAGATCTTTTCATCAAGGCGGCCGTGGGGTATCCTGAAAAACAGATAGGGATGAAGATCAAGATAAGACAACAGGGTATATGCGGCTGGGTGGCGTTTCATGGGAAGACCCTGTATGTACCAGATGTTTTAAAGGATAAGAGATATCTGGAGGGAGTCCCAGAGTGTCGTTCGGAGGTGGCCATACCATTATGGCACAAGGATGAAGTGATCGGGGTGCTGGATATCGAAAGCCCCACCGTCAACGCTTTCGGAGAAAATGACCTCAAGCTGCTTGAGAACTTTGCCGGGCAGGCCGCCCTGACCATCAACAAGATCCGGTTGGAGGAGCTGGCCGAAAGGAGGATCCAGGAGCTTTCCGATATCAACAGCATTTCGCAAAGCCTTACGGTCAGCAGCGATCTGGGGGCAGTCACCGGCAAGATAGTGGAGAAGATGGCCTCCTCTCTGTCGGTGAAAAAATGCCTGATAAGTCTTTACAACCAGGAGAGCGACGAGATAGAGGTCCAACTGCCGATCCATTATTCCGAGCCGCTGTCCAAGACCCAGCGGGAAAAATATCGGAATATCGAGACCCTGGCCGGGCAGTTCCACTTCAAACTGAGCCAGGGGGGCATTGCCGCCTCTGTTTTCGAGAAAGGCCGCCCGTATTACAGCAATGAGGTAGCCCAAGACCCTTACGTGCTGGAGAAATTTGTCGAGATCTTCGAGATAACCAAGCTGATCGTCATTCCGCTGTCGACCAGAAACCGGATCATCGGCCTGGTCTATGCCGCCGATAAGATCGACGGCGGCGATTTTACCGATCGGGACGTCAAATCCGCCGAGGGCCTGGCCTTCCAGGCGGCCCTGGTGTTGGACAACGTCGGATTATACAACGATATGGTGGAGGGCCTGAAACAGCTGTCCATTTTGTATCAGTTCAGCCAGGCCATCACCTCATTCACCGATGCCAATGAGATCTTAAAATTGGGGATGGATACCATCTCCCAGGTGATAACCGCCGACACTCTCTCGATAATGCTGGTGGACCAGCATGACCAAAAGCTGAGGATAAAGGCTTCCAAAGGATTGTCCCCGGCAACCATAGCCAAGACGGCCTTCTCCATAGGGCAGGGGCTGGCCGGCTGGGTGGCGGAGCAGCAGCAGCCGGTGCTTACCGACGATCTGGGCCAGGACAAGCGTTTCAAATTGACCGGGCAGGAGGAAAAACTGGCCTCCACGATCTCCGTTCCCCTGATGGCCAAGAACCGGGTGATCGGGGTGCTGAACATCAACAATTATTCCGGCAACCATCGCCGTTTCGTCCGCAAGGATATGGAGCTGGCTTTGACCCTGGGCAATTCCGTAGCCATGGCCATGGAAAGGGCCGAATTAGTGGCCGCCCTGGACGGCAGGATCACGGCCCAAAAAGCCCTGCTGGACACCAGCTCCCTGCTGCTGGGGACTCTGGATGTCAACCAGATGCTGGATCAGATCGCCGGCCAGATCGAACAGCTGATCCCGTTTGAACGGCTGGCCATCTACCGGGCTGACTGGGAAAAAAGGCAGCTTTATCCCATTCTGGCCAGGGGCCCCAACACCGAGGAGATCATGGCCGATCTGCCCTTCTCTGTGGACACCGGTCTGACCGGGGCCATCGCCAGGAGCGGGGCGTCCGAGATGATCAAAGACACCGATAAGGACCAGAGGACCGCGGTGGTGCCTGGCACCACCGCGGAGGCCGAGTCGTTGCTGGTGCTTCCGTTGATGGTTCAGGAACGGGCCGAGGCGGTATTGGTCATAGGGCGGGAAATATTCCGGGGCTTTACCGACCGGGAATTTGAACTGGCTTCGCTGTTCACCAACCAGGCCGCAGTGGCCTGGAAGAATGCGGCCCTGTTCTCCGAGATAAAGAACAGCGAAAACAAGCTGGCCGACACCAACAGCCGGCTGAACCTGGCCTTAAAACGGCAGATAGAGGTCAACACCGAGCTGTCCACTCTGCAGTATCTGTCCAGCACCATCCTTTCTTCGCTCAAACTGGAGGAGATCCTGTCGGTGATCGTGGAGGGCATTCGCAGTAGCCTGGGCTTCGAGGCGGTTCTGATCAGTCTGGTTGAGGGCGGCGGCCAATTGCTTACCCATAAGGCGGCCTCCGGTTTCAGCCCTGAGGAATTTGAAAGCATCCGGCAGGTGCATTCCAGCCTGGAGCAATACCTGAACCTGATGAAACCTGAATATAGGATAGGCAATTCCTACTTTCTGCCTTTTGGCAAAGATGATGGCAACGGGGACAGCCCTCGGCCCGATAAAGAAGGCAAGGGTGAGGATTGGCAGCCCGGCAACCTGCTGATAGTGCCCCTGTATTCCAAGGAGAAGAAACTACTGGCCATCATCCAGATAGACAAGCCTGCCGACGGCAAGATCCCCGACAAACGGAAGGTGCGTTCGCTGGAGGCCTTTGCCAACACTGCGGCCCTGGCCATTGCCAACGCCACACTGTACAACGATGCCCAGGCCCGTATCAGCGAACTTTCCACCCTGCACGACATCGGCATAGTGATATCCTCGGCCATCGAGAGGGAAAAGCTGCTGGAAAAGGTGGTGGAGGTCATCCGGGATACCCTGCATTACCTGAAGGTGGCCATCTTTACGGTGGAACCGCAGAGCAAGAGCATCTTCATCGGGGCCCAGTGCGGCTACGGCGAGGAGCTTAATATGCTTTACTTCACCGTGGGCGGCAACAGCGTGGTGGGCTGGGTGGCCGAGCACGGGGAGCCCCAGGTAGTGAACGACGTCCGCAACGATCCGCGCTACAGCGCCATCGATCCCCGGGTGCTTTCGGAGATTGCGGTGCCCATCAAGCGGGAGGGCAGGACCATCGGGGTGCTCAATATTGAGGATGACAAGACCGACGCCTTTACCGAGTCCGACCTGCGGCTGCTGACCACCCTGGCCAGCCAGGTGGCGATAGCCCTGGATAACGTCAGGCTGTACGAAGAGGCCAAACGCCGGATCATCGAGCTGTCGGCGCTGCATGACGTGGGCACCACGGTCAGCTCCACCTTGAAGCTGGATGTCCTGCTGGACCAGGTCTGCCGCATCCTGAGTGACACCTTTCATTACAACAAGATCGCCATAATGATCGTGGACCGCAATGCCAACGAACTGGTTTTCAAGGCCAGCCTGGGGTATGGTGATATCCTGAAGGAAATGGGGCGGCGGCTGAAGATCGGCCGGGAGGGTATCACCGGAATGGTGGCGGCCACCGGCGAGCCGATCATGGTCAAGGACGTCACCCAGAGCCAGCATTACGTCAGCATCGACGGCAAGACCCGCTCGGAGCTGGCGGTGCCGCTTAAGATCAAGCAGCAGGTGGTGGGGGTGCTCAACGTGGAGAGCGACAACGTCAACGCCTTCGACCAGGTGGACCTGCGATTGCTGACCACCCTGGCCAGCCAGGTGGCGGTGGCCCTGGAGAATGCCCGGCTGTACGAGGAGACCGAGCAGTTGGCGGTCACCGACGGCCTGACCGGCCTGAACAACCACCGCTTCTTCCAGTCCTTCTTTGAGCGGGAACTCCATCGGGCCCGGAGGTACAATCATCCTTTGTCCCTGATAATGATGGACATCGACCATTTCAAGAAGATCAACGATACCTTGGGGCATCCGGTGGGGGACAAGGTCCTGATAGAGGTGGCCAGGCTGCTCAGGGAGCAGGCCCGCGACGTGGATCTGGTGGCCCGTTACGGCGGCGAGGAATTCATGCTGGTGCTGCCCGAGACCAAAAAGTCCGAGGCCCAGCTGCTGGCCGAGCGAATCCGGATGGCGGTGGAGAAGAACCGGTTCGAGGCCGAGGGGGCGAAAAACATCGGCCGGGTGACCATCAGCCTGGGTGTCTCCGGTTTTCCGGATGACGGCTCCGAGAAGGACGAGATAATAGACAAGGTGGACAAGGCCCTTTACCGGGCCAAGGCCGGAGGGCGGAACCAGGTCAGGATTTAA